The following are encoded together in the Kribbella sp. CA-293567 genome:
- the coaE gene encoding dephospho-CoA kinase: MLRVGLTGGIGSGKSSVSARLAARGAVVIDSDLLAREVVARGTDGLAEVVEAFGDVLTPEGELDRPAVGRIVFGDEQARRKLEAIIHPRVRARAAEIEAAAPADAVVVHDIPLLVETGQGDKFDLVLVVDVPQQVQVERLVRDRGMTEQEAEARIASQATREQRLAVADLVIDNSGGLDELDARVGRLWPGLAERAG, encoded by the coding sequence GTGCTGAGAGTTGGATTGACCGGCGGAATCGGGTCGGGGAAGAGTTCGGTGTCGGCGCGGCTGGCCGCGCGCGGTGCGGTCGTGATCGACTCCGATCTGCTCGCCCGGGAAGTGGTTGCGCGAGGCACCGACGGGCTGGCCGAGGTGGTCGAGGCCTTCGGCGACGTACTGACGCCCGAAGGAGAGCTGGACCGGCCGGCAGTGGGGCGGATCGTGTTCGGCGACGAGCAGGCCCGGCGGAAGCTCGAGGCGATCATCCATCCGCGGGTGCGGGCCAGAGCGGCCGAGATCGAGGCTGCCGCACCGGCCGACGCCGTGGTGGTGCACGACATCCCGTTGCTGGTCGAGACCGGCCAGGGCGACAAGTTCGACCTGGTACTGGTGGTCGACGTGCCGCAGCAGGTCCAGGTCGAGCGGCTGGTCCGGGACCGAGGGATGACCGAGCAGGAGGCGGAGGCCCGGATCGCGAGTCAGGCGACCCGGGAGCAGCGGCTGGCGGTCGCGGATCTGGTGATCGACAATTCGGGCGGTCTCGACGAGCTGGACGCGCGGGTCGGCCGGCTCTGGCCGGGCCTCGCCGAACGCGCCGGCTGA
- a CDS encoding SRPBCC domain-containing protein gives MSTTAAVPDKSPVRRRVLTALGAVLVLLLGYCVYAIAHTTVLRTEIEVDATPDEVWKVLADRAAYPEWNPFIVSSTGELTAGAVITNVLRDTNGKETTFTPELVVVEPGRELCWIGRIAPGLVFDGEHSFRIEPLAGGRSKFVQEERFHGIAVPFTVSMLNETIKPQFEAMNRALAARAAG, from the coding sequence ATGAGCACCACCGCTGCCGTCCCCGACAAATCCCCCGTACGCCGTCGCGTACTCACCGCACTCGGTGCGGTCCTCGTGCTGCTGCTCGGGTACTGCGTCTACGCGATCGCTCACACCACCGTGCTGCGCACCGAGATCGAGGTGGACGCGACGCCCGACGAGGTGTGGAAGGTGCTCGCCGACCGCGCGGCGTACCCGGAGTGGAATCCGTTCATCGTCTCGTCGACCGGTGAGCTGACGGCCGGTGCGGTCATCACCAACGTGCTGAGGGACACGAACGGGAAGGAGACCACCTTCACTCCCGAGCTGGTCGTGGTCGAGCCGGGCCGGGAGCTGTGCTGGATCGGCCGGATCGCGCCGGGACTGGTCTTCGACGGCGAGCACTCGTTCCGGATCGAGCCGCTGGCCGGTGGCCGCTCGAAGTTCGTTCAGGAGGAGAGGTTCCACGGGATCGCCGTCCCGTTCACCGTCAGCATGCTGAACGAGACGATCAAGCCACAGTTCGAGGCGATGAACCGCGCGCTCGCCGCCCGGGCGGCCGGATAG
- a CDS encoding DUF3068 domain-containing protein → MGNRSRVLVIALGIFFVGIAALAKFYAYPTLAVAPADQVAHTVSTGPNATFFSAKELAKKENQTLEARRTVRGDVKAAEDISKKLGRDVVVFDTAVVTANEPNYQFPDDPSDTDNMPLSFVQERVVLDAHTGEAVRWDDKETGEYITTTLNKADRQTLDNGGSDFFRGHEGLVLKFPFGTEKKEYKFWDTTTRKAFPVKFEAEDELYGLKVYKFVQEVPKQKLLQATQLQVPGKLVGEPAQAAVAVDRTYQNTRTLWIEPVTGAIIKGEEKQLASLEVDDEPRLTATEVTIAYDDATVKKNVEGAEENGVQEGGYQAKAAQLNLIGFWVPLLSLIIGLLLLGLVVALQLRTRPVVATRAKSKESS, encoded by the coding sequence GTGGGGAATCGCAGTCGTGTGCTGGTGATCGCACTCGGGATCTTCTTCGTGGGGATCGCGGCACTGGCCAAGTTCTACGCGTATCCGACGTTGGCGGTGGCACCTGCGGATCAGGTCGCGCACACCGTCTCGACGGGACCGAACGCGACCTTCTTCAGCGCCAAGGAGCTGGCCAAGAAGGAAAACCAGACGCTGGAGGCGCGCCGGACGGTACGCGGTGACGTCAAGGCCGCCGAGGACATCAGCAAGAAGCTCGGCCGCGACGTCGTCGTCTTCGACACCGCCGTGGTCACCGCCAACGAGCCGAACTACCAGTTCCCGGACGACCCGAGCGACACGGACAACATGCCGTTGAGCTTCGTCCAGGAGCGGGTCGTGCTGGACGCGCACACCGGTGAGGCGGTGCGCTGGGACGACAAGGAGACCGGCGAGTACATCACCACCACGCTGAACAAGGCCGACCGGCAGACCCTGGACAACGGTGGCTCCGACTTCTTCCGCGGGCACGAGGGACTGGTGCTGAAGTTCCCGTTCGGGACGGAGAAGAAGGAGTACAAGTTCTGGGACACCACCACCCGGAAGGCGTTCCCGGTCAAGTTCGAGGCCGAGGACGAGCTGTACGGCCTGAAGGTCTACAAGTTCGTGCAGGAAGTGCCGAAGCAGAAGTTGCTGCAGGCCACCCAGTTGCAGGTGCCCGGCAAGCTGGTCGGTGAGCCGGCCCAGGCCGCGGTCGCGGTGGACCGCACCTACCAGAACACCCGGACGCTGTGGATCGAGCCGGTCACCGGCGCGATCATCAAGGGTGAGGAGAAGCAGCTCGCTTCGCTGGAGGTCGACGACGAGCCGCGGCTGACCGCGACCGAGGTGACCATCGCGTACGACGACGCGACGGTGAAGAAGAATGTCGAGGGCGCCGAGGAGAACGGTGTCCAAGAGGGTGGCTACCAGGCGAAGGCCGCGCAGCTGAACCTGATCGGCTTCTGGGTGCCGCTGCTGTCGCTGATCATCGGGCTGCTGTTGCTCGGCCTGGTCGTCGCTCTGCAGCTCCGGACCCGGCCGGTGGTCGCGACCCGGGCGAAGTCCAAGGAGTCCAGCTAG
- a CDS encoding phosphotransferase family protein — MDEFGAIAASAVPLAGGYGGETFAVSAGGEDAVLKLYGRRPERAAVDLSLMRLVRGLLPVPRVLDAMPEPAGDGAPPYVLYERLPGVNLETYLETAGDDERRRVGEQLGELLVLLSGMPFLSFGDFTGRELAIRPFGVGELADFFQEHAREIGLTREQGERIEAVIDETEELAETGADRICLVHSDFNPKNLLVDPETARITGLIDWEFAHAGSPYADLGNLLRFCADPVLGKAVLDVVRDGFDLGDRLVERARAADLWALIDLAARPAANPVTAAANALVKRIGDTGDLAGGRPDPDAVR, encoded by the coding sequence ATGGATGAGTTCGGGGCGATCGCGGCTAGCGCGGTGCCGCTGGCCGGCGGCTACGGCGGCGAGACCTTCGCTGTGAGCGCCGGCGGCGAGGATGCGGTGCTGAAGCTCTACGGCAGGCGCCCGGAGCGAGCGGCGGTCGACCTGTCGCTGATGCGGCTGGTGCGCGGACTGTTGCCGGTGCCGCGCGTGCTGGACGCGATGCCTGAGCCGGCGGGGGATGGTGCTCCTCCCTATGTCCTGTACGAGCGGCTGCCCGGGGTGAACCTGGAGACGTACCTCGAGACGGCCGGCGACGACGAGCGGCGCAGGGTGGGGGAGCAACTCGGCGAGTTGCTGGTGCTGCTGAGTGGGATGCCGTTCCTGAGCTTTGGCGATTTCACTGGGCGGGAGTTGGCGATCCGGCCGTTCGGGGTCGGTGAGCTGGCGGACTTCTTCCAGGAGCATGCGCGGGAGATCGGGCTGACCCGCGAGCAGGGCGAGCGGATCGAGGCAGTGATCGACGAGACCGAAGAGCTCGCCGAGACCGGTGCCGACCGGATCTGCCTGGTGCACAGTGACTTCAACCCGAAGAACCTGCTGGTCGATCCGGAGACCGCCCGGATCACGGGGCTGATCGACTGGGAGTTCGCGCACGCGGGATCGCCGTACGCGGATCTGGGGAACCTGCTGCGGTTCTGTGCCGATCCGGTGCTCGGCAAGGCGGTGCTGGACGTCGTACGGGACGGGTTCGACCTGGGTGACCGGCTCGTCGAGCGGGCTCGGGCGGCTGATCTGTGGGCACTGATCGACCTGGCCGCACGCCCCGCGGCCAACCCGGTGACGGCGGCCGCGAACGCTCTGGTCAAGCGGATCGGAGACACGGGTGACCTCGCGGGCGGTCGCCCGGATCCGGACGCCGTACGTTGA
- the rpsA gene encoding 30S ribosomal protein S1 has protein sequence MTASIEAPLDPAVRTTPQVAVNDIGSEEDFLAAIDLTIKYFNDGDIVEGTIVKVDRDEVLLDIGYKTEGVIPSRELSIKHDVDPNEVVKVGDHVEALVLQKEDKEGRLILSKKRAQYEKAWGTIEKIKEEDGVVTGTVIEVVKGGLILDIGLRGFLPASLVEMRRVRDLQPYVGQEIEAKIIELDKNRNNVVLSRRAWLEQTQSEVRMNFLTQLQKGQIRKGVVSSIVNFGAFVDLGGVDGLVHVSELSWKHIDHPTEVVEVGQEVTVEVLDVDMERERVSLSLKATQEDPWQQFARTHQMGQIVPGKVTKLVPFGAFVRVEEGIEGLVHISELAERHVEIPEQVVQVNDDVMVKIIDIDLERRRISLSLKQANEGVDTVSDDFDPTLYGMAATYDKEGNYIYPDGFDPETGEWLEGFDTQREEWERQYAEAHTRWETHKKQIEDAKTADVEAGEASTYSSAAEPKDDAPVEGALASDEALQALREKLTGQG, from the coding sequence ATGACGGCCAGCATCGAGGCACCTCTCGACCCCGCAGTACGCACCACCCCGCAGGTAGCGGTCAATGACATCGGGTCGGAGGAAGACTTCCTCGCGGCGATCGATCTGACCATCAAGTACTTCAACGACGGCGACATCGTTGAGGGGACCATCGTCAAGGTCGACCGGGACGAGGTTCTCCTCGACATCGGTTACAAGACCGAAGGCGTCATCCCGTCGCGCGAGCTGTCGATCAAGCACGACGTCGACCCGAACGAGGTCGTCAAGGTCGGCGACCACGTCGAGGCCCTGGTTCTCCAGAAGGAGGACAAAGAAGGCCGCCTGATCCTTTCGAAGAAGCGCGCCCAGTACGAGAAGGCCTGGGGCACGATCGAGAAGATCAAGGAAGAGGACGGCGTCGTCACCGGTACCGTCATCGAGGTCGTCAAGGGTGGACTCATCCTGGACATCGGCCTCCGCGGCTTCCTGCCGGCCTCGCTCGTCGAGATGCGCCGGGTCCGCGACCTCCAGCCGTACGTCGGCCAGGAGATCGAGGCCAAGATCATCGAGCTCGACAAGAACCGCAACAACGTGGTTCTGTCGCGTCGCGCGTGGCTGGAGCAGACGCAGTCCGAGGTGCGGATGAACTTCCTCACCCAGCTGCAGAAGGGCCAGATCCGCAAGGGTGTCGTCTCCTCGATCGTCAACTTCGGTGCGTTCGTGGACCTCGGCGGCGTCGACGGCCTGGTGCACGTCTCCGAGCTGTCCTGGAAGCACATCGACCACCCGACCGAGGTGGTCGAGGTCGGCCAGGAGGTCACGGTCGAGGTGCTGGACGTCGACATGGAGCGCGAGCGCGTCTCCCTGTCGCTGAAGGCGACCCAGGAAGACCCGTGGCAGCAGTTCGCCCGGACCCACCAGATGGGCCAGATCGTGCCCGGCAAGGTCACCAAGCTGGTGCCGTTCGGTGCGTTCGTCCGCGTGGAGGAGGGCATCGAGGGTCTGGTGCACATCTCCGAGCTGGCCGAGCGTCACGTCGAGATCCCGGAGCAGGTCGTCCAGGTGAACGACGACGTGATGGTCAAGATCATCGACATCGATCTCGAGCGTCGCCGGATCTCGCTGTCGCTGAAGCAGGCCAACGAGGGTGTCGACACCGTGTCGGACGACTTCGACCCCACGCTCTACGGCATGGCGGCGACGTACGACAAGGAAGGCAACTACATCTACCCGGACGGGTTCGACCCCGAGACGGGCGAGTGGCTCGAGGGCTTCGACACGCAGCGCGAGGAGTGGGAGCGGCAGTACGCCGAGGCCCACACGCGCTGGGAGACCCACAAGAAGCAGATCGAGGACGCCAAGACGGCGGACGTCGAGGCCGGCGAGGCCTCCACGTACTCCTCGGCCGCCGAGCCGAAGGACGACGCTCCCGTCGAGGGCGCGCTGGCTTCCGACGAGGCGCTCCAGGCTCTCCGCGAGAAGCTGACCGGCCAGGGCTGA
- a CDS encoding acyltransferase family protein: MRRTRFPALDGLRAIGALAVLTTHVGFNTGESLNGPLAGLLARLDIGVAIFFVISGFLLYRPHVVAWFEETEPPLLLPYLRNRALRIVPALWVAVLLAVFLVQNDQPVGWMSYLREATFTNIYVDGPSVHGMTQMWSLSTEVAFYLLLPFLAKLLTSYERPTRRAVRWRLAVLFGFTLLGPLWMGVITATDNARAGLWLPGYIGWFAVGMGLALWQVARASGRLGPSVLDTLTKIPGTVWGIAAALFLIATSPLAGPYGLSASTVGQAVLKDALYTGIAACVVFPAITPTRRTVAVLGSRAGRFAGDISYGVFVYHTIVLSLMQQLVGQTLFDGRFAILFWPTLLVSVAVATASYYGLERPMMRWGRRDRSYDVSGVGRDSNANAQPKRIDDWTKPEVKPVPPSGQG; this comes from the coding sequence ATGAGACGCACAAGGTTCCCGGCCCTCGACGGGCTCCGGGCGATCGGCGCTCTCGCCGTCCTGACGACGCACGTCGGTTTCAACACCGGTGAGTCGCTGAACGGTCCACTGGCGGGCCTGCTGGCCCGGCTGGACATCGGGGTGGCGATCTTCTTCGTCATCTCCGGCTTCCTGCTCTACCGGCCGCACGTGGTCGCGTGGTTCGAGGAGACCGAGCCGCCGCTGCTGCTCCCCTACCTACGCAACCGGGCCCTTCGGATCGTGCCCGCCCTGTGGGTCGCCGTCCTGCTGGCCGTGTTCCTGGTGCAGAACGACCAGCCCGTCGGGTGGATGTCCTACCTGCGGGAGGCCACCTTCACCAACATCTACGTCGACGGGCCGTCCGTGCACGGCATGACGCAGATGTGGAGCCTGTCCACCGAGGTCGCGTTCTACCTGCTGCTGCCGTTCCTCGCGAAGCTGCTGACCAGCTACGAGCGGCCGACCAGGCGCGCCGTGCGTTGGCGGCTGGCGGTGCTGTTCGGCTTCACGTTGCTCGGACCGCTCTGGATGGGCGTGATCACCGCGACCGACAACGCGCGCGCAGGTCTCTGGCTGCCCGGTTACATCGGCTGGTTCGCGGTCGGCATGGGCCTGGCTCTGTGGCAGGTGGCCCGCGCCAGTGGCCGGCTGGGACCGTCCGTGCTGGACACCCTCACCAAGATCCCCGGCACCGTCTGGGGAATCGCCGCAGCGCTCTTCCTGATCGCCACCAGCCCGCTCGCCGGTCCGTACGGTCTGTCCGCCTCGACCGTCGGCCAGGCGGTGCTGAAGGACGCCCTCTACACCGGGATCGCCGCCTGTGTGGTGTTTCCCGCGATCACCCCGACCCGCCGGACGGTCGCCGTCCTCGGCAGCAGGGCCGGCCGCTTCGCCGGTGACATCTCGTACGGCGTGTTCGTCTACCACACGATCGTGCTGAGCCTGATGCAGCAACTGGTCGGTCAGACTCTCTTCGACGGCCGGTTCGCGATCCTCTTCTGGCCGACGCTGCTCGTGTCGGTGGCGGTGGCCACGGCCAGCTACTACGGGCTGGAGCGGCCGATGATGCGCTGGGGACGGCGCGACCGCAGCTACGACGTCTCCGGCGTCGGCCGGGACAGCAACGCCAACGCACAGCCGAAGAGGATCGACGACTGGACGAAGCCGGAGGTCAAACCCGTCCCGCCGTCCGGCCAGGGCTGA
- a CDS encoding TetR/AcrR family transcriptional regulator, with protein sequence MTRGRPRDTAIEGRVLAAAGEELRRGGYDALSIDRVAERAGVAKTTLYRRWATKAELVVALITALRQEVLFEPSGDPRRDLTELVAAIAANLTATPTTMVADLVAAAAREPRVGDSVRALWAERHRAVTAVVAEAQQAGIVLDHVSPAVLVDQLVGPLYYRLLVTGEPLSPDYARTLVRSVLGPEESE encoded by the coding sequence ATGACGCGCGGCCGACCCCGAGATACGGCGATCGAGGGCCGGGTACTGGCCGCGGCCGGCGAAGAGCTGCGCCGAGGCGGCTATGACGCTCTGTCGATCGATCGGGTGGCTGAGCGCGCCGGCGTCGCGAAGACCACGCTGTACCGCCGCTGGGCCACCAAGGCCGAACTGGTCGTCGCGCTGATCACCGCACTCCGCCAGGAGGTCCTGTTCGAACCGTCCGGCGATCCACGCCGCGACCTGACCGAGCTCGTCGCCGCCATCGCCGCCAACCTCACCGCGACCCCCACGACGATGGTCGCCGATCTGGTGGCCGCGGCGGCTCGTGAACCACGCGTCGGCGACAGCGTCCGGGCCCTGTGGGCCGAGCGCCATCGAGCCGTCACCGCCGTGGTCGCCGAGGCCCAGCAGGCCGGGATCGTGCTCGACCACGTCTCCCCCGCCGTACTGGTCGATCAACTGGTCGGCCCGCTCTACTACCGGCTCCTCGTCACCGGCGAGCCGCTGTCCCCCGACTACGCCAGGACGCTCGTACGCAGCGTCCTCGGTCCTGAGGAGTCCGAATGA
- a CDS encoding PrsW family glutamic-type intramembrane protease has protein sequence MECPRCSSDVPEVSHFCHRCGSDLQSADAGRKKAYAARPDEPVASFKLVSTIMPQGAGRQPYTYKVALGIALLLTVVTAALGALPVAIMVAAFAIPIVYILYLYDVNLWEDEPVPVVAAAFVLTGVLAAVFTWLWSDRISLTSDLVGSNPGGPSGRDLVILMLLVPVVSELIRQIGPIYLASRPRYDDLMDGFTFGVVAGVGFACFETLVLHWAWISGGFAGPGSSTGTWISIVVLQGFVKPLIYGSATGLAVAEFSGLGEKYDGFTPRWVFGLIQAMAVNAAFQGGVYLLGFIGGRGSTIGAILGVVWGLVLLGALIILVRTVLHKGLLEAALESAARGGSNHASGELAFCSRCEMPLLPHSDFCSACGNSVRSVPKSERGVAARGSVPAAGFDGITGETQA, from the coding sequence GTGGAGTGTCCGCGCTGTAGCTCTGACGTCCCCGAGGTCTCGCACTTCTGCCACCGCTGTGGCAGCGACCTGCAGTCGGCGGACGCTGGGCGCAAGAAGGCCTACGCGGCCAGGCCGGACGAACCGGTGGCCTCGTTCAAACTGGTCTCCACGATCATGCCGCAGGGCGCGGGCCGCCAGCCGTACACCTACAAGGTCGCACTGGGCATCGCCCTGCTGCTGACCGTGGTGACGGCCGCGCTGGGCGCGCTGCCGGTCGCGATCATGGTGGCCGCCTTCGCCATCCCGATCGTCTACATCCTCTACCTGTACGACGTGAACCTGTGGGAGGACGAACCGGTCCCGGTCGTCGCCGCGGCGTTCGTGCTGACCGGGGTGTTGGCCGCCGTCTTCACCTGGCTGTGGTCGGACCGGATCAGCCTCACCAGTGACCTGGTCGGCAGCAACCCGGGTGGCCCGTCCGGGCGCGACCTGGTGATCCTGATGCTGCTGGTACCGGTCGTGTCGGAGCTGATCCGCCAGATCGGCCCGATCTACCTGGCCTCCCGGCCGCGCTACGACGACCTGATGGACGGCTTCACCTTCGGTGTGGTGGCCGGTGTCGGGTTCGCCTGCTTCGAGACGCTGGTGCTGCACTGGGCCTGGATCAGCGGCGGCTTCGCCGGTCCGGGCAGCAGTACGGGCACCTGGATCTCCATCGTGGTGCTGCAGGGCTTCGTGAAGCCGCTGATCTACGGCTCGGCGACCGGTCTCGCGGTGGCGGAGTTCTCCGGTCTCGGGGAGAAGTACGACGGCTTCACCCCCCGCTGGGTGTTCGGCCTGATCCAGGCAATGGCCGTCAACGCCGCCTTCCAGGGCGGCGTCTACCTGCTCGGCTTCATCGGCGGGCGCGGCTCGACGATCGGCGCGATCCTCGGGGTGGTCTGGGGGCTGGTGCTGCTCGGCGCGCTGATCATCCTGGTCCGGACCGTGCTGCACAAGGGGCTGCTCGAAGCGGCCCTGGAGTCCGCCGCCCGCGGTGGCTCGAACCACGCTTCGGGCGAGCTCGCGTTCTGCTCGCGCTGCGAGATGCCGCTGCTGCCGCACTCCGACTTCTGCTCCGCCTGCGGGAACTCGGTACGATCCGTGCCGAAGTCCGAGCGTGGCGTGGCAGCGCGGGGGAGCGTTCCGGCCGCCGGCTTCGACGGGATCACTGGGGAGACGCAGGCATGA
- a CDS encoding class I SAM-dependent methyltransferase: MVEPQRVELSEPETSRASRTYWDSAAGDYLAEHGAFLGDDKFIWCPEGVDEAEAQLLGPVRGRRVLEIGCGAAQCSRWLAGRAADVVAFDISVEQLRIGKQLDERTGTAVRTVAADAVAIPFRDGTFDIACSAFGALPFVADAEAALREIARTLKPGGLLVFSVTHPIRWSLPDDPTPAGLKITQSYFDRTPYVEVDDQGTAVYAEHHRTTGDWIRALTGAGFVVADLLEPEWPAGHDQVWGGWGPDRGRLVPGTAIWSAHKS; the protein is encoded by the coding sequence GTGGTCGAGCCGCAGCGGGTGGAGCTTTCGGAGCCTGAGACTTCCCGGGCGAGCCGGACCTATTGGGACTCAGCCGCCGGGGACTACCTCGCGGAGCACGGCGCGTTCCTCGGGGACGACAAGTTCATCTGGTGCCCCGAAGGTGTCGACGAGGCGGAGGCTCAGTTGCTGGGCCCGGTCCGCGGCAGACGAGTTCTGGAGATCGGTTGTGGCGCGGCACAGTGCTCGCGCTGGCTGGCCGGACGCGCGGCCGACGTGGTTGCCTTCGACATCTCGGTCGAGCAGCTCAGGATCGGCAAGCAGCTGGACGAGCGGACGGGGACGGCGGTACGGACCGTTGCCGCTGACGCCGTCGCGATCCCGTTCCGGGACGGCACCTTCGACATCGCCTGCTCGGCGTTCGGGGCGTTGCCGTTCGTCGCCGACGCGGAAGCAGCCCTACGGGAGATCGCGCGGACTCTCAAACCGGGCGGACTGCTGGTCTTCTCCGTCACTCACCCGATCCGCTGGAGTCTGCCGGACGACCCGACACCGGCGGGCCTGAAGATCACCCAGTCGTACTTCGACCGCACCCCGTACGTCGAGGTCGACGACCAGGGCACCGCCGTCTACGCCGAGCACCATCGCACCACCGGCGACTGGATCCGCGCCCTCACCGGCGCCGGCTTCGTGGTGGCCGACCTGCTCGAACCCGAGTGGCCGGCCGGCCATGACCAGGTCTGGGGCGGCTGGGGACCAGACCGCGGCCGGCTCGTTCCCGGTACCGCGATCTGGTCGGCCCACAAGAGCTAG
- a CDS encoding SGNH/GDSL hydrolase family protein: MIAVLGAAVALVAGPLTAQTAQAAPAAAPPLVYVAMGDSFAAGSLVLPAKEVLTCARSAVNYASLIARQLAPAKFRDVTCGAAQTTHFANPQPGIVLGTAAPQYDALSADTTLVTVGIGGNDIGLVGLAVSCVNLLPQGLGKSCKAANTAGGVDKLAQKIDAFAPTYGTVIEEIRARAPQAKILMVGYPTGIKKGGCWPVVPVWGMDADYLQSALTRLNVRMAEQAAAHGATYVDLATPSVGHDMCKSAGTRWIEGLIPSVTTNGLVPLHPNAAGLRNAVPTVLAAAGLAAPTKA; the protein is encoded by the coding sequence ATGATTGCGGTACTCGGTGCGGCGGTGGCGCTGGTCGCCGGTCCGCTGACGGCCCAGACGGCGCAGGCGGCCCCGGCCGCGGCCCCACCTCTGGTCTATGTGGCGATGGGCGACTCGTTCGCGGCCGGTTCGCTCGTACTGCCGGCCAAGGAGGTGCTGACCTGTGCGCGGTCGGCGGTCAACTACGCGTCGCTGATCGCCCGGCAGCTCGCTCCTGCCAAGTTCCGCGACGTCACCTGCGGCGCGGCTCAGACCACCCACTTCGCGAACCCGCAGCCGGGCATCGTGCTCGGCACGGCGGCGCCGCAGTACGACGCTCTGAGCGCCGACACCACGCTGGTCACGGTCGGCATCGGCGGCAACGACATCGGCCTGGTCGGTCTCGCGGTCTCGTGTGTGAACCTGCTGCCGCAGGGCCTCGGGAAGTCCTGCAAGGCGGCCAACACCGCCGGTGGCGTCGACAAGCTCGCGCAGAAGATCGACGCGTTCGCGCCGACCTACGGCACGGTGATCGAGGAGATCCGCGCGCGGGCGCCGCAGGCGAAGATCCTGATGGTCGGCTACCCGACGGGCATCAAGAAGGGCGGCTGCTGGCCGGTCGTGCCGGTCTGGGGCATGGACGCGGACTACCTGCAGTCGGCCCTGACCCGGTTGAACGTCCGGATGGCTGAGCAGGCAGCCGCGCATGGCGCGACGTACGTCGACCTGGCGACGCCCAGCGTCGGTCACGACATGTGCAAGAGCGCCGGTACGCGCTGGATCGAGGGTCTGATCCCGAGCGTGACGACGAACGGCCTGGTGCCGCTGCACCCGAACGCGGCGGGCCTGCGCAACGCAGTACCGACGGTCCTGGCGGCCGCCGGACTCGCAGCACCGACCAAGGCGTAG